The DNA region GCACGGTGCGGGTCGATTTCCTGGCGGGCACCATGACGGCCGGCGGACGGACGGTGCGGCGCGGCGACATGATCACGCTCGACGGCGGCACGGGACAGGTACTGATCGGCGCCGTTCCGTTGCGCGAGCCCGAGCTGTCGCGCGATTTCGCCGAACTCATGAGCTGGGCCGACGAGATCCGCCGGCTGAAGATCCGCACCAATGTCGATACGCCCGCCGATGCGCGCGCGGCACGCAATTTCGGCGCCGAAGGCATCGGCCTCTGCCGCACGGAGCACATGTTCTTCGATGTCCGCCGCATCCAGGTCGTGCGCGAGATGATCCTCGCCGAAACGCCGGCCGAGCGCGCCGATGCGCTCGCCCGGCTGCTGCCGATGCAGAAGACCGACTTCGCCTCGCTGTTCGAGATCATGAGCGGCCTGCCGGTGACGATCCGCCTGCTCGATCCGCCTTTGCACGAATTCCTGCCGCGCGGCGATGCCGAGATCGAGGAACTGGCGACGATCATGAAGATCTCGCCGGCCCGTATCCGTGCCCGCACACAGACGCTGGCCGAGGCCAACCCGATGCTCGGCCATCGCGGCGTGCGCCTTGCCATCTCGTTTCCCGAGATCGTCGAGATGCAGGTGCGCGCCATTCTGGAGGCGGCGCTGGAGGTCGGTGACCAGGCGGGAACGCCGGTCGAACTGGAGATCATGGTGCCGCTGGTCGCGACCAAGGCCGAGCTCGACCTCATCTATGCGCGCATCCATGATTCCGAAGCACAGGTGAAGAAGCTCCATGGCCGCGCGCCGCCCTTCAAGCTCGGCACGATGATCGAGCTGCCGCGCGCCGCGCTCGCCGCCGGCCAGCTCGCGCTCAGCGCGACCTTCTTCTCCTTCGGCACCAACGATTTGACGCAGACGACCTTCGGCATATCGCGCGACGACGCCGCGACCTTCCTCAACACCTATCTGTCCATGGGCCTGCTGCCGCACGACCCCTTCGCCAGCCTCGACCGCGAGGGCGTGGGCGAATTGATCCGCATCGCCTGCGAACGCGGCCGGGCGACGCGGCCGGAACTGCAGATCGGCGTCTGCGGCGAACATGGCGGCGATCCGGCCTCAATCCATTTCTTCGCCGAGACCGGCTTCGACTATGTCTCCTGCTCGCCCTTCCGCGTGCCGATCGCCCGCCTCGCCGCCGCGCAGGCGGAGATCGAGGCAAGACAGAAGGACGACATCGACGGTTAGGACTCTTCGCTTCGTGAGCGAAGCAAGGACAGCGAACCAACGCCGCCCAGCGGTCGGATCAACCGTGCATCCATCCAGCGGTGAAGGGCTCCAGCGAGAGCCCTACCCACCGACTTTCGAGAAATCCGCCACAGCGAGGGTCGCGTCGCGGATGGCGGTGAGCAGCTTCAGCCGGTTGGCGCGGATCGCGGCGTCCTCGGCATTGACGAGCACCTTGTCGAAGAAGGCGTCGACCGGCGCGCGCAGACGGGCGAGCGCGCCCATGGCCGCGGCGAAATCCTCGCGCGCCACGGCAGCCTTCGCCTCGGCGAGGGCAAAGCGCGCCGCGACATGCAGCGCCTTCTCCTCTTCCGCCGCCAGCAGCAACGTATCGACCTCGCCTTCGAAGCTCTCGCCCTTCTTCTCCTCGGCCTTCAAGATGTTGGCGGCGCGGCTATAGCCGGCGAGAAGATTGGCGCCGTCATCCGTCTCGAGGAATTTGCCGAGCGCCTCGACGCGGCGAACGATGAGGAGAAGGTCGTCGTTGGCGACGCCTTCTCCCGCCGACAGAACGGCGTCGACCAGATCATGACGCGCGCCGGAATCGCGGAGCTGGACTTTCAGGCGGTCGATGAGGAAGGCGAGGAGATTTGTGGCCAAGGCACTCTCGGACATCTCGCGAATGTAGGCGAACCGATCGCTGCGTGACTGTCCGGCGACGCTCAGCGGAATATCGACGAGCGGCGCGAACACAACACCGTAGAGATCATCACTGAGTGCAATCCGGATAAGGTTCTGAAGGTGCACCCTCAGCCCATTCTCCAGCACAATCCGAATAACCCCCAACGCCGCCCTTCGCAGCGCATAGGGGTCTTTGCTGCCCGTCGGCTTCTCGTCGATCGCCCAGAAACCGGTGAGCGTATCGAGCTTGTCGGCCAGCGCGACGGCGATCGCGACCGGGTCAGTCGGGACGCGGTCACTCGGGCCCTGCGGCTTGTAGTGATCCTCGATCGCGGTCGCGACCGAGGGCGCCTCGCCCTGTGCGGTCGCGTAGTAGCGGCCCATCAGGCCCTGAAGCTCGGGGAACTCGCCGACCATTTCGGTGACCAGATCCATCTTGGCGAGCCGCGCCGCGCGCTTCGTCAGTTCGACATCGGCGCCGACGAGCGGCGCGAGTTCGGCCGCCAGCCGCTCAATCCGATCGATCCGCTCCGCCTGCGTGCCGAGCTTCTCGTGGAAGACGATCTGCGAGAATTTGTCGATGCGGCTATCGAGCGGCGACTTCAGATCCTGCTCGTAGAAGAACTTCGCGTCCGACAGGCGCGCGCGGATGACGCGGCCGTTGCCCGCCGTGATCGCGTCGCCGCCGTCGATCGCCTCGATGTTGGAAACCAGCACGAAGCGATTGGCGAGCGCGGTGGAATCCGCCTTGCGCACGACAAAGCATTTCTGGTTGGCGCGGATCGTCGCGCGGATCACCTCGGCAGGGATTTCGAGGAATTCCTCCTCGAAGGTGCCGACCAGCACGACCGGCCATTCGACCAGCCCGGCGACTTCTTCGAGCAGTCCCTCATCCTCGACCAGGTCGAGCCCGATCGCCGAGGCGCCGGTCTTCGCATCGGCGAGGATGA from Kaistia algarum includes:
- the glyS gene encoding glycine--tRNA ligase subunit beta translates to MPDLLLELFSEEIPARMQRKAGEDLKRLVTNALVDAGLPYEGAKAFATPRRLALVVNGVPAHSAATREERKGPKVGAPDAAIQGFLRSAGLASIEEATIQSDPKKGDFYVAVIEKHGRHAEDVLAEALPAIIRSFPWPKSMHWGTGTLNWVRPLQSIVCTFGPETEEPEIVDFEVDGIRSGNVTRGHRFLAPGEITVRRFEDYVDKLEKAKVILDADRRKDIILADAKTGASAIGLDLVEDEGLLEEVAGLVEWPVVLVGTFEEEFLEIPAEVIRATIRANQKCFVVRKADSTALANRFVLVSNIEAIDGGDAITAGNGRVIRARLSDAKFFYEQDLKSPLDSRIDKFSQIVFHEKLGTQAERIDRIERLAAELAPLVGADVELTKRAARLAKMDLVTEMVGEFPELQGLMGRYYATAQGEAPSVATAIEDHYKPQGPSDRVPTDPVAIAVALADKLDTLTGFWAIDEKPTGSKDPYALRRAALGVIRIVLENGLRVHLQNLIRIALSDDLYGVVFAPLVDIPLSVAGQSRSDRFAYIREMSESALATNLLAFLIDRLKVQLRDSGARHDLVDAVLSAGEGVANDDLLLIVRRVEALGKFLETDDGANLLAGYSRAANILKAEEKKGESFEGEVDTLLLAAEEEKALHVAARFALAEAKAAVAREDFAAAMGALARLRAPVDAFFDKVLVNAEDAAIRANRLKLLTAIRDATLAVADFSKVGG